In one Aricia agestis chromosome 21, ilAriAges1.1, whole genome shotgun sequence genomic region, the following are encoded:
- the LOC121737888 gene encoding lactase-phlorizin hydrolase-like, with amino-acid sequence MKVLILSILALGCAASPRQQRRFPDDFVFGTATASYQIEGGWDAADKSENIWDRMTHTQPHVIKDQSNGDIAADSYHNYKRDVEMMRELGLDAYRFSLSWARILPNGLANKVSEDGVAFYNNYINEMVKYGIEPMVTLYHWDLPQKLQNLGGFINPMFPEWFEDYARVVYENFGDRVKLWITFNEPREICYQGYAVDTKAPILNITDVGAYYCAKNLVLAHARAYHLYANEFKPTQKGVCGITISCNWFGPLTDSDEDFYAAEIKRQGEWGLYAEPIFSEDGGFPKELSEIVARKSAEQGYPRSRMPTFTEEERFLARGAADFFGVNHYTAYLVSANEYKGDYAVPSVLDDVGVGTFVPEEWPRATSLWLTMAPNSIYNTLTHLHNKYNGPVFYITENGWSTPPDGSLDDTDRITYYRAALESVLDTLDAGVDLRGYMAWSLMDNFEWMEGYTERFGLYQVDFESPERTRTPRKSAFVYKEVLRTRVVDHEYEPDSRVMTIDEGHLKMKVLILSILALGCAASPRQQRRFPDDFLFGTATASYQIEGGWDAADKGENIWDRMTHTLPHVIKDQSNGDIAADSYHNYKRDVEMMRELGLDAYRFSLSWARILPNGLANKVSEDGVAFYNNYINEMIKYGIEPMVTLYHWDLPQKLQDLGGFINPMFPEWFEDYARVVYENFGDRVKLWITFNEPREICYEGYAADTKAPLLNATDVGVYYCAKNLVLAHARAYHLYANEFKPTQQGTCGITISCNWFGPLTDSEEDFYAAEIKRQSEWGLYAEPIFSEDGGFPKELSEIVARKSAEQGYPKSRMPAFTEEERLLARGAADFFGVNHYTSLLVSANEYKEDYAVPSMLDDIDVGTFVPEEWPRSASQWLTMAPNSIYNAFTHLHNKYNGPVFYLTENGWSSPPEAGLEDDDRITYYRAALESVLDTLDAGVDLRGYMAWSLMDNFEWMEGYTERFGLYQVDFESPERTRTPRKSAFVYKEVLRTRVVDHEYEPDSRVMTLDEGH; translated from the exons ATGAAGGTGCTTATACTGAG TATCCTGGCTCTGGGCTGCGCGGCGTCTCCTCGCCAGCAGCGGCGGTTCCCCGATGACTTCGTGTTCGGAACTGCTACTGCCTCATACCAGATCGAGGGTGGCTGGGATGCTGCAg acAAATCAGAGAACATCTGGGACCGTATGACCCACACCCAGCCACACGTTATCAAGGACCAAAGCAATGGCGACATCGCGGCTGACTCCTACCACAACTACAAACGAGACGTGGAGATGATGAGGGAATTGGGCCTGGACGCCTACAGATTCTCCCTATCCTGGGCCAGGATCCTGCCCAACGGCCTCGCCAACAAAGTCAGCGAAGATGGCGTAGCTTTCTACAACAACTACATCAACGAGATGGTCAAATACGGCATTGAACCCATGGTGACTCTATACCATTGGGATCTTCCCCAAAAACTTCAGAATTTGGGCGGTTTCATCAACCCAATGTTCCCGGAGTGGTTTGAGGATTACGCCAGAGTTGTTTACGAGAATTTCGGTGATAGAGTCAAGCTGTGGATCACTTTTAACGAGCCAAGAGAAATCTGCTACCAGGGATATGCCGTAGATACGAAAGCGCCTATCCTGAATATTACAGACGTGGGTGCGTACTACTGTGCTAAGAACCTAGTTCTGGCCCATGCTAGGGCCTACCATCTCTATGCTAACGAGTTCAAGCCAACTCAGAAAGGTGTGTGTGGTATTACCATTAGCTGCAACTGGTTTGGACCCTTGACTGACTCGGATGAAGACTTTTATGCTGCTGAAATTAAGAGGCAGGGTGAG TGGGGACTATACGCTGAACCCATATTCTCCGAAGACGGAGGCTTCCCGAAGGAGCTCTCCGAGATCGTAGCGCGGAAGAGTGCTGAGCAGGGCTACCCGAGGTCCCGTATGCCAACATTCACTGAAGAGGAGAGGTTTCTAGCTCGTGGTGCTGCGGACTTCTTTGGAGTGAACCACTATACAGCTTACCTGGTGTCAGCTAATGAGTATAAGGGAGATTATGCTGTACCGTCCGTGCTGGATGACGTTGGTGTTGGCACTTTCGTTCCAGAGGAATGGCCGCGTGCTACCTCGCTATGGCTCACC ATGGCTCCTAACAGCATCTACAACACCCTCACCCATCTCCACAATAAATACAATGGTCCGGTCTTCTACATCACCGAAAACGGCTGGTCCACTCCTCCTGATGGAAGTTTGGATGATACTGACAGGATCACATACTATAGAGCAGCTCTCGAGAGTGTGCTGGACACTTTGGACGCTGGAGTCGACCTGAGAGGTTACATGGCCTGGAGTCTGATGGACAACTTCGAGTGGATGGAGGGTTATAC AGAGCGCTTCGGGTTGTACCAGGTAGACTTTGAGAGTCCAGAAAGGACTCGCACGCCCAGGAAATCCGCCTTCGTGTACAAGGAGGTGCTGAGGACCAGGGTGGTAGATCACGAATACGAACCTGACTCCAGGGTTATGACCATCGACGAGGGACACT TGAAAATGAAGGTGCTTATTCTGAG TATCCTGGCTCTGGGCTGCGCGGCGTCTCCTCGCCAGCAGCGGCGATTCCCCGATGACTTCCTGTTCGGAACCGCCACTGCGTCTTACCAGATCGAGGGTGGCTGGGATGCCGCAG ACAAAGGGGAAAACATCTGGGACCGCATGACCCACACCCTACCGCACGTCATCAAGGACCAAAGCAACGGCGATATTGCTGCTGACTCCTACCACAACTACAAACGCGACGTGGAGATGATGAGGGAATTGGGCCTGGACGCCTACAGATTCTCCCTATCCTGGGCCAGAATCCTACCCAACGGCCTCGCCAACAAAGTCAGCGAAGATGGCGTAGCTTTCTACAACAACTACATCAACGAGATGATCAAATACGGCATCGAACCCATGGTGACTCTATACCATTGGGATCTTCCCCAAAAACTCCAGGATCTAGGTGGCTTTATCAACCCAATGTTCCCGGAATGGTTTGAGGATTACGCCAGAGTTGTGTACGAGAATTTCGGTGATAGAGTCAAGCTGTGGATCACTTTTAACGAGCCAAGAGAAATCTGCTACGAGGGATATGCCGCAGATACGAAAGCGCCTCTCCTGAATGCCACAGACGTTGGAGTGTACTATTGTGCTAAGAACCTAGTTCTGGCCCATGCTAGGGCCTACCATCTCTATGCTAATGAGTTCAAGCCAACCCAACAGGGTACGTGTGGTATTACCATTAGCTGCAACTGGTTTGGACCCTTGACTGATTCGGAGGAAGACTTTTATGCTGCTGAAATTAAGAGGCAATCTGAG TGGGGTCTATACGCTGAGCCCATATTCTCCGAAGACGGAGGCTTCCCGAAGGAGCTCTCCGAGATCGTAGCACGGAAGAGCGCTGAGCAGGGCTACCCGAAGTCCCGTATGCCTGCGTTCACTGAAGAGGAGAGGCTTCTAGCTCGCGGGGCTGCTGACTTCTTTGGAGTGAACCATTATACATCTTTACTGGTGTCAGCTAATGAGTATAAGGAAGATTATGCTGTACCGTCCATGCTGGATGACATTGATGTTGGCACTTTCGTCCCAGAGGAATGGCCGCGTTCTGCCTCGCAATGGCTGACC ATGGCTCCCAACAGCATCTACAATGCCTTCACTCATCTCCACAATAAATACAACGGTCCGGTATTCTACCTCACCGAGAATGGCTGGTCCAGTCCCCCTGAAGCTGGGTTGGAAGATGATGACAGGATAACATACTATAGAGCAGCTCTCGAGAGTGTGTTGGACACATTGGACGCTGGAGTCGACCTGAGAGGTTACATGGCCTGGAGTCTGATGGACAACTTCGAGTGGATGGAGGGTTATAC AGAGCGCTTCGGGTTGTACCAGGTAGACTTTGAGAGTCCAGAAAGGACTCGCACGCCCAGGAAATCCGCCTTCGTGTACAAGGAGGTGCTGAGGACCAGGGTGGTAGATCACGAATACGAACCTGACTCCAGGGTTATGACCCTCGACGAGGGACACTAG